The genomic segment ataacataAGCAATGGTTTTTCATATGACTttttcagtctctcacatcattttACAATGTTGATTcggttcattgaggtttgtggggaTCCGTTTATGCGCACGCCTTCTTAAACCATAATCACAAACTTACCACCACTTAGCTTAATAGTTGGTATgagatgtttgtgctgatatggcGTGAATGGTTTTCTCAAAACACAGCCCTGCATCATAGCCAGAGATCTCCACTTGTTGCCACAttgttttaaccctttaaagcctgaaTCATTAAATAATTGGTAGAAAACTctatttttttgaaaacagtgtttatttaactTTCTTTGGTTAATTTTTTGTAATTGTTTAAAAAGTAAATCATATTCCAATCTCCACATATGACAtttaatttgtatcatatttgcttatctgatttttttaattgattaaaaatgtattgtgcaatttatttaggtttttcaggGGGAAAAATTCCCACTGATGATGTTGAAGTCCCAAAAACTGGCAAAAAAACtgtatgtatcaaatatgatacaccaGGCGTTAAAGGGTTAAAAGTCTTTTCTGATGGTTTGTTCAGATGACACTCTTCAATCCTAAACTGTGCGAAGAAGAAGAGTCTTTCTTCTGGCAACTCTTACAACTCTGGCATCTTCAGCCTTTTTTCAATTgcgctgtcatgaactttaagatttgacatgctaactgaggcctgtagcgctgttttttttctttgtgtgtgtttgtgtgtgtgtgagtgtgtgttaaaCCACATCTGAATATACCAGATGAGCAATAGATGTGGTTGCTGATGATATTTCAATCAAGTGCATCTGATTAGCAGTGCCTGGCTGCTGGAAACAATAAAGCTGTATGCGGTTTTTCATGGGACTTCATAGAGTCCTGTGCAAACATTCCTTTTCACATGATTGTGTGTATCATTGCAATTTACTGGGGAGAGTGAGGTTACCCACACATTCTGCATATCTGCAAAACTACTACTGAGCATCATTGCCCAATACTTCCTTTACCTACTTCAGAGTTCCCTATGAACTTTAAACACATTCAGCTGCATATACTAGGGTTGGGGTCATGCACTGTGCCTGCCATCTGTGACTTCCTTGTTAAATGTCTTGATATGCAGAGCAGATATGCACATATCCAATCTATGAGGCTTTAAAACAGATTACATAGGCGTAACAGTGTAacagttcaaaatgtgtttatttacacCATTTGTGTCCtcaagaagaaaacacaagaatATATGCTACTAATACtactaatagtaataataatgtgcaaaatgttgtaattttgaataatgaattaaaatattCTTGTAAATGCAGTGTTTACACATTTAAGTTCCAAagtgtcattattcaaagtttgtttgtggtttaaattgcctgaaacattttttaaacaactgGCTTATACCGTCTGttagtgtggaaaaaaaatagctAACTAAGACACACCAAGTGTCATGCTAGAGGCCCTTAACATTAAAAAGAGAGATTTGTTTTAAGATGTGAAAATTTTGCTCTTAGAAATGGGATGCCATAAGATTACATAAATTTATTGTAAAACTTTAACGGGTGGTGTACACAATCTATGctatttgtatttttcatcttttcaaagTCAATGTCACCTTCACTGATAGTATTTAACAACAGAATCTAAGCTGAGGCAGAGGAAATATATTGCACAATAACAGTCTGTTAGCATTAGCAGTATACCATCTGATTTGCAAAAACATAACACGGAGCGCAAACACCTAAAACGTCCACCCCGTTTGTGAGATATCACCTAGGTGTATGTTGTTTCAGGATGTGGGTTTTGTGGCTTGTGTAGCTTCAACTTGATAGATTGTTTTTTAGTTACTCATAATTGCACcagtggtttttttttctttttttctttttttgcatatCATCCTCTTACATGCATATCTATTTGtatgtgttatttaaaaaaattgctgCTAAGAGACGAAGGACTTCCTCAAatgttatatatatttacataccACATTGAAGCTCAGACTCACACTCAAATATACTGCACCATCAACTGACAATCATCAGCCAGATAGAAAGCACAATGAATATGGGAGAAATGATTTACACCTTGGTCGAAGTGCTCATTGCAGTTAGTTGCTGTCTGGGTAACCTGCTGGTCATTTTGGCACTTTGGACCACTAAAAGCATCCAACAGCCAACATTCTGCCTTATTGCATCGTTGGCTACGGCTGATTTTCTGGTTGGATGTGTGGCCATACCATTAGCTGTAGTGGTGGATGGACGGGTGAAGACTTCATTCAATATGTGTCTCTTCATCAGCTGTGTGGTCATCCTGTTCACCCTCGTTTCAGTTCTGTCTCTGTTGGCTATTTCGCTTGACCGTTTCCTCCGGGTGTATATCCCTCTCAGGTAAGAGTATGGATTAAtaagacacattttttttaaaaacttacaaACTAAAATGACTCATAGTTGAATAGTAGACATAGTAATTTAGTAGTAGGAAGTAGTAATTCTGGACTTTGTGGTTTATATGGTATATCATTTTATCACATCGACCTGTTTTATTGCTTGTACTTCActaacaatttttaaaaaaattcattttatgctattttgaatatttttgtgagactattttattgatttcattttttaataggTACAAAAGGATTGTGACACAGGGACACTCCTGTCTTGTGGTGGCAGCATGTTGGATTGTTGCAATCCCTCTCAGCTTTACTCCCATGCTTGGGTGGTACAACCATCAAACCTTGTCTAATTCAGCCAATTCTACAATTGTCTGCCAGTTTATAGCCGTAATTCCCATGTCATACctggtttatttcagttttttttccctgaatCTGATACCTCTGTTGGTAATGGCCACGTTGTATACCTATGTTTTCTGTATTATCAAAGGACACCTTCGAGAGAAACCAGGCAGGGGTATTCACAAACTGTCTCAGAACTACctaagaaaagagaaaaagctgGCAGGATCTCTAGCTCTGGTCTTGGCCCTGTTTGCCCTGTGCTGGCTGCCGCTTCACATAATGAACTGCATTGTTTATTTTGGTGAGGTGACAAATATACCACCAATAGTTTTATATATTGGGATTATTCTGTCTCATGCTAACTCAGCTGTCAATCCAGTTGTGTATGcattcaaaatacaaaaaattaaGAGAGCATATCTGAAGATCTGGAGACAGTGTGTTTCACGTGTTGCTGAAAATCAAGAATCTCAGACAAGCCAAATGACAGACAAAAGATCCAGCAGTCACATTGTGTCAAATGACTGAAGGcagatttctgtgttttcttgcttttttgttCTAATTATAAGGCTgattttttgttgtctttttttccgATCATATCTTTGACAAAGTATAAGGATtagtacatttttttcattgaCTTGTTGGGTACTTTATTCAAGTAATACTATAAAACAAAGTACTTTTTGTGATATCTGATTGTTGTCTTTTAAAATATCTATGCTTCatctagtttttttttatacaatatgtaaattttgtatttactgCTTTGTTGGTTTTCATGCTTTTTTCACCTATATTCTCTTTAAgattttatctttgttttgaaGATTTAAGGAAATCCTTACTCACATCTGGAACTATGCAGCACAGGAAACAACTGTACATGTACTTAATTTTGTATTACCAGTGTAGATTAAAGCCTAAGAGGAAGTGAGACATTCAACTGACAACTGCTTTCACGAGCGGTCTCCGAGTTCCATTTTAAAACTGTCGTATTATGGCAAGCACATTTTTAGTTTGTCCAAGCAAGTTATCAGTGCAACCAAATAGTTTATCATATGCTGCATGTGATACAGAGATGTATATTTAAGAATGTCCTCACTTAAGCAGATGGAAAGGTTTAAAGTCATTGTGTGTTGAACATTTATGTGATTTATCCTGATTATGGAagaataaacaacattaaaGTCCATGCCACACTCCCATTTCAGTGTTCACATTAAGTTTTGTAAATTTGTAAAAGCTGGAGCATTGTGTCTGAAAACACAAGTTGTTTGTGAATTTGTTATAAGAGAAATTATCATGCACTTAAAATTCCTCTTCATTATGAAGTTTGCTGGGTCATCTTTtgtaacaataaaagaaaagaatagtGCAGATGGCCATAGCAAGTGTGACCGTGATGCCATTAtttcacaaacaaaaataaccataaaaacattttttaaatgagagaTAACCTCCAGCCCCCCATGACCCTGAATttgataagtggaagagaatggattcATGGGTTTCTTATAAATGCACAGCACAATTTATGCACATTTTCTATTCAAACTTCAAAGTTACTTTTCTAAACCTTTGCACCTCTGCAAAAATCacaacaaacataaacataataaaccAAAATTCTTGGTGTTGTTTCAAATGACAATCCAAATAGCTGATAAGGATTTAGGaaatatttattgaaatgtaAGAGCAGAGAAAGGCAACTTACTTTTAAGAATTCgtggaaaatataaaaacagtaatatCTGTTTTATCCTTTTAGTTTTGATTTCACATCTACAGTTATTATGCCATCGTGGGTTACACCCCAATTGTGATTGTTTTTTACGGTTATGCCACAAATTGTCATGGTGAACATAATACCTGGTTTGCACAATTATCCTATCATtgatattttgttgtttgttatttGTATTACATGAtgtctgttaaaaaaacaaacaacaaaaaaaaaacacttgcacTTCTAAATGAAGACAAAAGCTCAATTCAGtgattaaaagatttaaagtcaTATTTTAGATATGAAAATAATGTTCAGcaagcactggacattgagttcTTAAATCAAAGAGGGGAGATATGAAATCAAACCCTCTGCCATGCATTTGGTTAACAAGTGATACGTGGTTTTCATCCTTTCAAGCGTCTTCTGAAAGAAACTCTGAAGCACTTGGCTGAATTTATCCTCATCCATATCTTCATCAAACTGCGCACACTTTTCATAGTCTGCATATGGAATTTAGGAAaggaaatgacaataaaatgttaaaacttgAACAGATTTATATATGCAAACTCAAGAGTGACACGGAGTATGCTacatcatcataaaatcatcatGCTGCCcacaagacacaaaaacacatatttgaAAGAGGAAAGAGGATCATTTTCATCTGTGCTATCTGTTCCTTTTTTTGGTTGCTGTAAAAGTCTCACCATGATCAGTGTTGAAGAGTTGGGGTTTGGACCAGCCCAGACACTCTGCCTGTGTCTCAAACTCCGTCAGCTCAGCAGCAGAAACAGCTGTTCGTCTACCTGGTGAAGCAGTGACACATCAGAGATAAAAGGCTTGTGATAATATGATGGATTGTATTGAACCTTGTATTTCTCACAGCATGCATTTTGCTTTTTGGTTAACTACATAAGGAAAATTACAAATTATGAATGGTCTAAAGCCCCCAGCCCTGCCACCTTACTGAAGAGCAAAAGATGACTTTTATCCTCTTTAGTGACGAGGCAGTCAGGACAGCCAGTTTGCAGCAGCACGTCTGGTTTATCAGCTGTGGCATCTGCATCTGTTGGATTAAAGTcatttaaagtgtttaaatGGTAGTACAGCTACAGCTTGTAGTTAGAGgatatttaaaaggaaaacctCTTACTTTCACTGTCAACTTCAAATATGCTGCTGTTTGCATAGATAAATGTTGTGGTTCCGTTGATACAAACTCCATTCCTGCAACATTCATCATTACAAATTTAACAACTGAAAGAACAGCTGAACAATGTTAACACGTTAAATGCTCTTAATTaaactaaaaatcaaaaaataaaacattacttACGCTTTCAAATAAGTAGTATCACCATAGAGGTTTGGTGTGCCCTTAGAAATTACATCCACTGCAGCACTTGGGGAAAATAAAGCACTGACTAATGTTGAAGTCAGGCAAAACTCTGTGGACACAGCTATGAAGTACCACCTCCCAGGCAGCTGAaataaaagagttttttttttaattgattgattcattatttattttggaaattcacaaaaaaaaccccattctGAATATTTTCCCTCCAACacatttcaggaaaaaaaatgcaagtttTAACAGTTGGAACAAAACAAATGTGGAAAGACACTCACATCTGGACGTTGATCGACTGGCTTTAACAGCTTCTCACAGGCCAGCGATGCAGGCTGGCCCACTGAGATGAGACTCAGCAAAACAAGAGCAGCACTCAAAGTCTTCATCCTCACAGATATGATGTGTTCTCTAATGCCCCTTGTTGTTATCAGCTCTGCCTTAAACTAATATCGCCAACCAGTTATTTTTCTGCTTCATCCACCCGCCCCTGTCTGGGTAGCTACAGAACAGATAACCACATGTTAGCCCTGATGTTATTTGACCAAGCTGTGATGTTTATTCGTCAAACATGGTGCAACAAAAACAGTTAGGTTTGCAGAAGCACATAACAGATCACTGATGTATCAAATCcatgttcaaaatgtgttaaatgaATAAAGCGCTACATTGACACATTCACAGCTGCAGAATACAGTGTGaacgtgtgagtgtgtgtgtgtgtgtgtgtgtgtgtgtgtgtgtgtgtgtgtgtgtgtgtgtgtgtgtgtgtgtatggggggGGGGTATGTCAGTCATGCTgaagttttttatatttatttatatcctgGATGCTTTTAAA from the Oreochromis aureus strain Israel breed Guangdong linkage group 5, ZZ_aureus, whole genome shotgun sequence genome contains:
- the LOC120440129 gene encoding adenosine receptor A3-like; its protein translation is MNMGEMIYTLVEVLIAVSCCLGNLLVILALWTTKSIQQPTFCLIASLATADFLVGCVAIPLAVVVDGRVKTSFNMCLFISCVVILFTLVSVLSLLAISLDRFLRVYIPLRYKRIVTQGHSCLVVAACWIVAIPLSFTPMLGWYNHQTLSNSANSTIVCQFIAVIPMSYLVYFSFFSLNLIPLLVMATLYTYVFCIIKGHLREKPGRGIHKLSQNYLRKEKKLAGSLALVLALFALCWLPLHIMNCIVYFGEVTNIPPIVLYIGIILSHANSAVNPVVYAFKIQKIKRAYLKIWRQCVSRVAENQESQTSQMTDKRSSSHIVSND
- the LOC116319342 gene encoding uncharacterized protein LOC116319342, with product MKTLSAALVLLSLISVGQPASLACEKLLKPVDQRPDLPGRWYFIAVSTEFCLTSTLVSALFSPSAAVDVISKGTPNLYGDTTYLKANGVCINGTTTFIYANSSIFEVDSENADATADKPDVLLQTGCPDCLVTKEDKSHLLLFSRRTAVSAAELTEFETQAECLGWSKPQLFNTDHDYEKCAQFDEDMDEDKFSQVLQSFFQKTLERMKTTYHLLTKCMAEGLISYLPSLI